Genomic window (Cucumis sativus cultivar 9930 chromosome 2, Cucumber_9930_V3, whole genome shotgun sequence):
CCTCTTATCCAAAGAATTTGTTCTTCTACTACAAgtaacagaagaagaagaagaagaacaagaagaatcCCTCTTAATCCTCCGCCGAAGAATCTGTTTCTTCGCCTTACGAAATGGATAGAACATCACTTGTTTTGCTTTTCCAAACCCCTTTTTACCCATCTCCATTTTTCGATCATCATCAAACTCATCATCCCTGATTTGGGTTTTCGCCATAGTATTACGAGTCTCGTCGTCTTCATCATCACCATCGTCATTAACACCACTACAACCAACATCTGAAATATTATTCTCAGCATGTCTTGATtccaacatatatatatgtgtgtgtgtctgTGTGTAAATTTCCAAACTgtaaaacaagaagaaaaggttgaagaaaacaagaattggGATAGCAACagattgaaaaaacaaaatgggtTGCAATAATTTCTTGAAGAAATCTAAAAACTTGAAACTTCCAGTGATGTGGGTATTGGATGAACAGAGGCAGGTGGCGCCAAGTTTGTGGATTGGAGAGTGATGGGGAAAATggatgatttaattttaatttgttcaaattgaaagaaaggTAAGAAGTGACATTCTGATTTTCtgtctctctttctttattgttcATTCAATCTTTCAAACCTTCTAGTAACACTCCAAAATCCATCCTTTTTTTGTATACTACAAACCTCTTcccatcatttttaaatatgctcatttttctataaaataattagtcattttcaaaactaaaatatatacaaattactctcaaacttttcttatttaaaataattttcactaactttttccaaaaaaaaaatataactgccttcaattattttgaaagaaaataaattttcaaaacttacgTACAAACACTacttattataatatttatgttttccaTGAAGTATGTGGAGATAACTATATTTTATGAGTTGGATTGCGTTCGATTTGGTCCTTATTTTATTTGGGtattttgaagagaaaagaaaaataaaacaaccaCGTTCTGATAATTAGTTCGAAAAATGACATTATTAACGTAATTTTGAAGCTCTTgcaaaaaatagtaaaaaaaattatgataatataactcatgtcactacattttctaaattataaagttagcaaatttaaaagtcgataattCTATGATTAACGTCTGATAATCATTCGATAGAACAATTATTACcgtctgatatcactaattttgtcaaattcctaacatgcaaaaaaaaaacacgtGTCGTGAAcggtttttttataaatatttttatcattttgatacaatttttcataattgGGCCCACTAAAAAGtatattatctttattttcactttttcttattttcaaaccaaaaaaacatttataatgcAAATTAGATTCTtacaaaaacttcaaaagttACCCTTTTTTCACTATTAAATAtagagttatttttaaaatgtgcaAAATGTGTAACAAAATACTTTCGCTTATTTACGATTGACCGCAATAGATATAATAGACACATATAATATGTTATAGTAGTTTATCATCATCTATTATAAACCgatgaaaaattttcaaaaatagaaaatttgacaaagtatttatatatactctataaaaaaatcaaatgcttttttagtgattttttatatagtgtAAATAGATAGTCAATTTTCCTATTGtttaaaggaagaaattttaaattatggtattttattatatttgttaatatttt
Coding sequences:
- the LOC101216013 gene encoding uncharacterized protein LOC101216013, whose product is MLESRHAENNISDVGCSGVNDDGDDEDDETRNTMAKTQIRDDEFDDDRKMEMGKKGFGKAKQVMFYPFRKAKKQILRRRIKRDSSCSSSSSSVTCSRRTNSLDKRGFDGSVNQGCGFCLTKLSISDSKNGSPTDPNHRKFTNEMLKVLIEKNDFYSKESNPHFDVQVDTRQKH